Proteins encoded together in one Mastacembelus armatus chromosome 15, fMasArm1.2, whole genome shotgun sequence window:
- the fbln7 gene encoding fibulin-7: protein MELAFRRRCLILLCLTTIQSGHAAVQTCMDKHQVVGVLRQMEKFLKGQEMRFTEGLRIMKSKLAALQNSVSKLPQADQSASSTTCPSLEAPAHGTKFGSKYFVGHEVHFTCSQGYHLVGSSTRVCQDNGTWTGVSAICKDISECASNPCQNGGTCVEGVNQYKCTCPQNWSGSHCQHQTQTAPPEWSVMNDPAFSRRPRCAIVNQAQHCSCDAGFHMTGTSDNSICQDVNECEVYRLDQGGKLCVHECVNVPGSYYCSCPAGYRLLPDGRNCEDVDECLNQHHNCSRGTNCINKGGGFQCVNPECPSSHGNISYVKTSPFQCERNPCPMDSRSCHLAPKTVSFHYLSLPSNLQTPATLFRMATAAAPGRTGPDSLRFGIAGGNSRGIFVMQRSDRQTGELILVQQLRGPQETSVDVDMSEYSDRIFQAKHVARVHVLVSPYQF from the exons ATGGAACTGGCGTTTCGACGCAGGTGTttgattttgctgtgtttgaCAACCATCCAGAGTGGTCATGCTGCCGTTCAG ACGTGCATGGATAAGCACCAGGTGGTTGGGGTGCTCCGTCAGATGGAGAAGTTCCTGAAAGGCCAGGAGATGCGATTTACAGAGGGCCTCAGGATCATGAAGTCAAAGCTGGCAGCGCTTCAGAACTCTGTCTCCAAGTTGCCTCAAGCAGACCAGTCAGCTT CTTCCACCACCTGCCCCTCCCTTGAAGCCCCTGCTCATGGAACCAAGTTCGGCTCGAAGTATTTTGTTGGACATGAGGTCCATTTCACTTGTTCCCAGGGCTACCATCTTGTTGGTTCTTCCACGCGTGTTTGCCAGGACAATGGTACCTGGACAGGCGTCAGTGCCATCTGTAAAG ATATAAGTGAGTGTGCAAGTAATCCATGCCAAAATGGAGGTACCTGTGTAGAAGGTGTTAATCAGTACAAATGCACCTGTCCTCAGAACTGGAGTGGCTCTCACTGCCAGCACCAAACCCAGACAG CACCACCTGAGTGGAGTGTTATGAACGACCCAGCATTCAGCCGGAGACCTCGCTGTGCCATAGTGAACCAAGCGCAACACTGCAGCTGTGATGCAGGCTTTCATATGACTGGCACGTCTGACAACAGTATCTGTCAGG ATGTAAATGAGTGTGAAGTGTACCGGCTGGACCAAGGAGGGAAGTTGTGTGTCCATGAGTGTGTTAATGTCCCAGGCTCATACTACTGTTCCTGCCCAGCTGGCTACAGGTTGCTCCCAGATGGGCGGAACTGTGAGG ATGTGGACGAATGTTTAAACCAGCACCACAACTGTAGCCGAGGGACAAATTGCATCAACAAGGGGGGAGGTTTCCAGTGTGTCAACCCAGAGTGTCCCAGTTCTCATGGCAACATCAGCTACGTGAAGACATCACCCTT TCAGTGTGAAAGAAACCCCTGCCCTATGGACAGCCGTTCCTGCCACCTGGCCCCTAAGACTGTGTCCTTCCACTACCTCTCTCTGCCTTCCAACCTGCAGACCCCTGCCACACTTTTCCGTATGGCGACTGCCGCTGCCCCTGGACGCACAGGACCAGATAGCCTGCGCTTTGGCATAGCGGGCGGAAACTCCAGAGGCATCTTTGTCATGCAGcgctcagacagacagacgggtGAGCTGATTCTGGTCCAGCAGCTACGCGGGCCTCAGGAGACCAGCGTCGATGTAGACATGTCTGAGTACAGCGACCGCATCTTTCAGGCCAAACATGTAGCCAGGGTCCATGTTCTGGTTTCGCCTTACCAGTTCTGA